The nucleotide window TAAGAGCCAGGAAACTCCTGTAAAAAAGGAGGTTTCAGAAAGAGCTGTGAAATGTGAACCTTCATGCAATCTCAAACATGCAAGCATGATGCTCACATGTAACAAAGTGAGACAGCCAccttttttaacttttgcaTTTTGATCCTGCTGTATGACTACTTGAGCTTTGATTTTCTAATACAGAAATAAGACATTCCATTTTGTAAGTTTAATACAAACCTCTCacatataattttcttttctgcttgagCAAAAAGAGGCAGATTAAAAGACAagttccctgtgctgggaggctacagaaaaatcacattttgtgTTGAAGGTCCCTCTGACTAAACTGCATTGGGAGCAGTTAAAACTCACTCCTGCCTCACAGCTCCAATCTTGCTATCTTGCCATCAGTCTGCATGAACCAAGCTATAGTGATGGGGTGAAACAGATTACTTGGGTTCACATATCCCTAAAGAGTGGCTTTTGAAGATGTTAAAGCTAAATTCCTTTTGAAAACCTCCTATTCATAAATTCTGCAGCAAAATGTGCTCAGTATTCTCATCTTTACCTCAGCAGAtgctctgcagaaataaaatagttGTTACTGAAAGGGCAGAATACAACCAACATTTTCATGTGATCTAGAACAGAGCAAGAATGCAACTGCATGAAGTTTTCATTGCAGCAAAGACTGGCTGCAGAAGACTGGGAATAGACTTAATGATAGAACAAGGCTAGAGAAACAGGACCATGTCCAAGAAAACCTGGGTAAGTTAGCTACTAGACTGCCCctaaagaaattttcttttaaaaatatcaatttttttaatatacttgcTGGAACTCCCATGAAgaaattcatttttatgtctCACCAGGAATGTAACCCTCATTTTCAAATGAGGCTCAGCCTCATCCTGTGTATTCACTCTGCATCTGTGCCCACAGTGGCCTTGGATTTATTCAGTAACTTTTGAAGAACTGGCATAATAATGTCACATATAAGAAGTTTGTCAATCGTGTGCCACActagaaatgaaacaaatcCCTTACAGGCTGACAAAGCTAATACTTGCTACACATTGTACATTCATTCCATAATAACAAAGCAGTCTGGGTGAGACAGGTTGTTCCCTACCACATGTAATGTTTCTATATGGTGGCCAAAACCACCTGAGCTAAACTTGTTTCCCCATATGCATGGCAATGAGACATGAAAAATTCTTCACACAGAAGTACCTGAAAACTGAACTGGAGGTTCCCACAAATTTCCCATAATTACCTCTTCAAAACAGTTGCTTGAAGAATACCTGTTTCTTAAGCTAACAGCCAAACAGGAAAGGGATACAGACATAAAGGTACACAGACAAAACCATGTTTCAAGtgtaaacaaaagaaaaacattattctTTCAATCAGAAACTAGTAACCAGGCAAGACTAATGAGTAAAATGTCCCTTGAAACTGGAAGAAAGGATATAAGTAGTTGTAGAAAACATGCAACAATGAGAATAATCTTGTTCCAGACATCAACCCTAAAGACAGCATTACCTTCATACTCAAACTTACTGGAACACTCTAGGCAACACACATGCTGTGGTCAGTATCCTACACAGGACAAGATGGTAGCACTGGAAAGCTTGATCAGGAGCAGGCTTTCCCATCACAGTAAAGATCGATGGTCCTGGCTCTTGTGAGCTTTGGGCAACTAACATGCTCCATGTCAGAAGACACAGTGAAAGCTAAACATCAGACCTCACACAATTTGGATAGATAATGGTACAAATTTTTATATGATCCTGTACCATTGGCAGTATCTTTGTAATACTGGTTTGATGCTGCCCACCAGGTGGGGCAGGTGACCAGCAGAAGAATCTGTGCTGACAAATTGCATTACATCTAATTTTCCTGGGGTGAACAGACTTTACCAGAGAACCACCCTGCTCCAGAGAAGCCTTCTGGGCCACAAGTTCACCTGCTTGCAGGGAGATGGATCCCTCCACCAACACTGCTGTGGGACATTTGCTTTCCCACTGTGGATAATGTATTCTGAGGAGGAGATCCTGGCTCCACAAACACAAGGAACAGCTTTGCAGTCATCACAGTTGTGGATAGGATTTTGTCCTGAAAGGATGGCTGGGGCACTGACTGTGAACAAAACAAACATCCCAAAGTGCATGCCTGCTGGAGGGTGTAAGCAGCACAGTAGTGTACCATAAAGTGAAACAGAGCACTGTCATGGTACAGCTACATCACAAGACTTATCATTAAGACAGACAAAAGATGCCAAAATACATATCAAGGTGGTCAAAGGCCATGGTTGAACTATTGTCTGGCGCTGCCTGTAGTGTGTTTTTAATCAATGTCAATCCATAattaaaattcactttaaagGAAATTGCAGCATCTTCAATATCTGTACCAAATGCATTCCAGAGCTGTTTTCTGAATGTTACCTTAAACATTACAGTAGGATGAACAGTACTGAAACAATTAAGTATTTTTGTTACAacattttataaaacagaatattttgtgcaaaacaaagaaatcctAATGTGGTACATAACTCAGGTGCATCAATTTCAGAGTGCAGCTCTGTATCCCATTGTATTAGAGGACAAATGACAAGCCACGCATTCAAAGACTTTTGAATTTTGATGCAGTGCACATAGTGTCATCTTCCACTATAGTACAGTGTCATGTACTTCAGAAATGAATCAAACATAAACCTTCAAATACCCTGTGGCAAACCGTACTGGAGATACCAGTACAGTTCTAACTCAGAGAAGATGAAGGAATCTTGCTTTGAAACAACAAAGCTAATCTTCTTCTTGGTAAGACATTTACCAGACTCCAAATCAAAGACTTGGCAAAAAGGTTCTTGAAAAGAAAGTTACACTGTAAGCCTGGCACTGACTTATACCCTTTAAATTCACCTTCTTTGGTAACAGGCATAAAATTagtttctggggttttttttttgaaggaagaaaatcataatgcattttaaaatataaattctgattttctgctgCCCCATCTCCCCAGCTTATCTTACCACATTTTGCTACAGGATTAACCATCGGTACAAAACTTCTTACCTACACAGACGTGAACAATCACAGTATCAGAATTAAAATCCACCACTAGCTCACAGTTTGTGTCACCTGTCATCTGTCCAGATGTGTGCTGGGAGTAAACATGACCTGATCTAGCCCACACTTGGATCAGACAAGGCTtccatagggaaaaaaaaaattgttgtaaCAGGATGGGCAAACATTCACAGAAGTCCTACTAGTGGGTCCAATTAGTACATCCATTGGTTGCATGTCCTTGCTACCTATTATTATGAAGCATTGTTCCTCATACAGCAGATGCCATGGGCAGCTGCAAGAGACTTATGCCACAAGATCATCACTCTACAAATTCCCTAACAGCACCTGGAGAGGTGCAGGCATTTAAGCTAAATCAGAATAGAGTAGAAGAGGAGTTACATATGAGCCATTATTGTTCCAGCACCAGAAAGAGGCCTTCTTGCTGTTcaccttctttttattttatgtttgaCACAGCTGAATTTTCCAAATGCCCTTGTGGTTAACCTTCTTTACAAAGTACAAATACCATTCCACTCTCATACAAAAGAAATACAGCTGTTTGTTATGTACACACACCTTGACAGCAAGTCCTTGAAAGAACAGTGCAACATGAAATTACAGAGCCAACACCCACAGAGCACCTCTTTAGCTGCAGGCCAGGAAGTCTCTGCTGAGAAAGGCAATCTTCAAAGGTAAAATGCTTTAACTGAACTCACAACATTTGAATGGGATAATGAGAACTGTGTAATGTGCTGTCATACCATGAATGAGTCATATTCTGGTTTACAAACTAGTTGCTGCATTTCACTGAAGCCATCCAATGTAGAATGGAATTGCTTGAATACATCTCACTGGCATCTCTCTGCAGCCTTGCAGACATGGAATATACTTGAGAGTAAAATGAAGACACGAGTGAGATCACAAAAGGTTTTGGCAGGTATTTTTATGTTAACTGTTTTGGTTTATGGCTTGTTATggcttttttggtttctttagGAAATTCCATTACGGTGAAAGGAATGAAGAATTCCAGAAGAGAGTTGACGTCCTTCAGTTCCAGACTATATTCTGCTGCTATTTTCTCTGCAGTCCATATTTGAGGTTGAAGTTTATGATTATTAAGAAGTGTCAGAGCCTCCACAAGGGAAATTTTGCCTTTGGAAACTTTGTTAACATCTAGAGCTTCCAAGTGGCCTAATTTGGTAAGtctcttttcctcctgtttgcTTGGAAGACGTTCACCACCTCCATCTTTAACCTAAttgagggaaggaaaacaaaaagagctCAACAGCAGTTCTGTTTACTATGCATACTCTAGCAGCTAAGCTGCTTTCCTAAATATGGTATTTCCTATtagttttccccattttttaaaaaaagcttagCCAGCCTAGCTTCTTCCACATCCATTCTACATAGAGTGTCAACTCCCAACCAAATGCTGAAAAGCTCCTGTTCACTGCATTCTAAGTGTTGTACTGGCTTGACAGCCTTTCATACAAGGCAAACTACAGATTCTGGTAGTCAAATGTAAATCCAGATAACCAATATTCATTGGAAGGGACAAAAAAATCACGCAACAACTCAGTATCCTTCTGATACTGATGGAAAACTTTCTCATGTAGTCTCTCTCcccttccttttgttttcaaattttagCTTTGCTACTAAaagaaattccttcttttgctctgtctagAGAACAAGCTCTCCAGCTATTTTGCAGCATCATATGGAGTTTAACTGCCATAACTACTGCAATATGTACACACAAAATCTCTTCTCTAAGGTCCCTTCATATTTCCAGATAATCTCCAAAACAACTTTCACTTCTTCATATTAcctttttttaacatttaatcAGTgaataatactgaaaaaaaaaagatacaattAAACCTTTCTTAAATTTAGTAATACATAGTAATCAGAGTGCACAACCACTGATTATTACACAGATACTCTGTATCAACTCACATGCTGAGAAAACTGATGTGGATGCTACAGCACCTGTGAGACTGTTTCTGAGCTACAAAGAATGTCTGGCCTGTACTCCATGCCTTCTACTTTTTCCTAAAACTGGTT belongs to Oenanthe melanoleuca isolate GR-GAL-2019-014 chromosome 3, OMel1.0, whole genome shotgun sequence and includes:
- the NDUFAF4 gene encoding NADH dehydrogenase [ubiquinone] 1 alpha subcomplex assembly factor 4 — encoded protein: MGGRVTRVFRNFNVENRASREISKEKPTPAPRHRTARLDTMADSPEIREEVLRKDDRFLTLLKDVYVESRDPPVQVKDGGGERLPSKQEEKRLTKLGHLEALDVNKVSKGKISLVEALTLLNNHKLQPQIWTAEKIAAEYSLELKDVNSLLEFFIPFTVMEFPKETKKAITSHKPKQLT